A window of the Fusarium poae strain DAOMC 252244 chromosome 3, whole genome shotgun sequence genome harbors these coding sequences:
- the UBC7 gene encoding Ubiquitin-conjugating enzyme E2 7 (BUSCO:50121at5125): protein MAQSTAHRRLLQEYRALTNNPPEGITAGPISEDDLLHWECLIQGPEGTPFEGGVFPAELKFPKDYPLAPPSMRFLADVWHPNVYPSGLVCISILHPPGDDPNHYEHASERWSPIQSVEKILISVMSMLAEPNDESPANVEAAKMWRERRAEYENKVREGVRRMLGL from the exons ATGGCGCAGTCCACCGCCCACCGCCGCCTTCTCCAAGAGTACCGCGCTCTCACCAATAATCCACCAGAGGGCATCACCGCAGGCCCCATCTCAGAAGACGATCTTCTTCACTGGGAATGCCTCATCCAAGGCCCCGAGGGCACTCCCTTTGAAGGCGGCGTCTTCCCTGCTGAGCTCAAGTTCCCCAAGGACTATCCTCTTGCCCCGCCATCTATGCGCTTCCTTGCCGATGTGTGGCACCCAAATG TGTACCCCAGTGGTTTGGTCTGCATTTCAATCCTCCACCCCCCCGGCGACGATCCCAATCACTACGAGCACGCTTCGGAGCGATGGTCACCTATTCAATCTGTTGAGAAGATCCTCATTTCTGTCATGAGCATGCTGGCTGAACCCAACGACGAATCCCCCGCAAATGTCGAGGCCGCCAAAATGTGGCGAGAGCGCCGCGCCGAATACGAGAACAAGGTCCGCGAGGGCGTCAGGAGAATGCTGGGTCTATAA
- a CDS encoding hypothetical protein (BUSCO:11316at5125), whose amino-acid sequence MDDLSGLDWSSKPTGGQPKPPVMNPSFVSMRPTPSPLGSGRNTPLSTQGSGSLTSKAAPAPAKPSHDSFSNLMNFGPAKAKQNLTLAERQAQLEAEKRQKEEERRKQQEAQFGNGQFWDALGSRGASTSPALQPPPASNTTKSDDDDLFAAFNKDTKVDNASHYPPPESHRSTPANAAPSAPPINLSDPNAWKTSGGGSNGGGFGVEDDDPFGLNGLKPAAAPAAPTQQADDDDFLGDLGRPVDEVRRMQEASRPRAEPGKPIEDEDSSSSDDEAPPAREQFAERKPRVNKDPFDRAVAQLVDYGFSADDARRALVESGDGYNAQAAVNWLLDEAHRKSKEQAQGKTSSASSSRPGSRPPRSDSRSPAAGEQDLAKTAAAMGNSLFKTANSLWKTGQKKMQQAVADLQQEGGDPSQPKWMREAQQQQSSKAQGKARADATDEAMMLEAGGRPQPRRTNSRSTEQRETPQPSRGQSPAHSVGSRSSPAPRWQQQAPPPTSAFDSKSRLNRLAADDDSLSTYRSPNRRNKTPSQGPSPVPTPKPVEPEPDLLFNSQEFRSTQSLPTRSAQPSPRPTTQAKRPSPPVSRPTPRPAREVPSISPVALQTSTQHRLQGTAHFKRGDYASAHSSYSSSLSAVPPTHPLAILLLCNRALTALKTGEPKQAVEDADTALKLIGPGNGQGEVVAVKNESGVDENRDLKDLYGKALSRKAEALEQMEKWADASAVWQLCVESGVGGSNAIKGRQRCQNTLAPKPKPKPAAAKPRPRPTATASLASQKSSEAVTRLREANQAAAKEDDEKFVLSEKVDAKVAAWRDGKRDNIRALIASLDSVLWENSGWKKVGLHELVMANKVKISYMKAIAKTHPDKLPQDASTEVRLIAGLVFSTLNESWDKFKADNGL is encoded by the exons ATGGACGACCTCTCAGGCCTCGATTGGTCTTCAAAGCCAACTGGCGGCCAACCGAAGCCGCCAGTAATGAACCCATCTTTTGTGTCAATGCGACCAACACCATCTCCTTTGGGTTCTGGACGCAACACTCCTCTGTCCACACAGGGTTCTGGTTCCTTGACTTCCAAGGCGGCGCCGGCACCAGCGAAGCCATCACATGACAGTTTTAGCAATTTGATGAATTTTGGACCAGCAAAGGCGAAGCAGAACCTAACCTTGGCTGAGCGACAGGCGCAACTCGAAGCTGAGAAACGtcagaaggaggaggagaggaggaagcaaCAGGAGGCCCAATTTGGCAACGGTCAATTTTGGGACGCGCTTGGAAGCAGAGGCGCATCGACAAGTCCTGCATTGCAACCACCACCTGCATCGAACACGACAAAGtctgacgacgacgacctcTTTGCTGCCTTCAACAAGGACACCAAAGTTGACAATGCGAGCCACTACCCACCCCCCGAATCGCATCGATCGACCCCAGCAAACGCAGCTCCGTCTGCACCGCCGATCAACTTGAGCGACCCGAACGCGTGGAAGACTAGTGGGGGTGGCTCAAATGGAGGTGGATTTGGAGTCGAAGACGACGATCCATTCGGATTGAACGGGTTGAAGCCCGCTGCTGCTCCTGCGGCGCCTACTCAGCAggctgatgatgacgacttcCTAGGTGACCTTGGCCGCCCTGTTGACGAAGTGCGACGCATGCAGGAAGCAAGCCGGCCCCGCGCCGAACCTGGAAAGCCtatcgaggatgaagatTCAAGCTCATCCGACGACGAGGCTCCGCCAGCACGAGAGCAGTTTGCTGAGCGAAAACCCAGAGTCAATAAGGATCCTTTTGACAGAGCGGTGGCTCAGCTTGTGGACTACGGATTCTCTGCAGATGATGCCCGACGTGCCCTGGTTGAAAGTGGTGATGGCTACAACGCACAAGCCGCAGTTAACTGGCTTTTAGATGAAGCGCACCGAAAATCAAAGGAACAGGCGCAAGGAAAGACCTCTTCGGCCAGCTCTAGTAGGCCAGGAAGCCGGCCCCCTAGAAGTGACAGCAGGTCACCAGCGGCTGGAGAACAGGATCTGGCCAAGACCGCGGCTGCTATGGGCAACAGTCTGTTCAAGACGGCTAACTCACTTTGGAAGACGGGACAGaagaagatgcagcaggCTGTTGCTGATTTGCAGCAAGAAGGCGGCGACCCAAGCCAACCTAAGTGGATGCGAGAagcgcaacagcaacaatccTCAAAGGCGCAAGGAAAGGCTCGCGCAGATGCTACAGACGAAGCCATGATGCTTGAAGCCGGTGGTCGCCCTCAACCTCGCCGCACTAACAGTCGATCTACCGAGCAGAGAGAGACTCCTCAGCCATCAAGGGGACAATCCCCTGCTCATTCTGTCGGCAGCCGTTCGAGCCCTGCTCCTCGATGGCAACAACAAGCACCACCTCCGACATCGGCTTTTGATTCGAAGTCTCGACTTAATCGCCTCGCCGCAGATGACGACAGCCTCTCGACTTACAGAAGTCCTAACAGACGAAACAAGACGCCCTCACAAGGTCCCTCACCAGTGCCAACACCAAAGCCAGTTGAACCTGAGCCAGATCTGCTCTTCAACTCACAGGAATTCAGATCAACCCAGTCTCTACCTACAAGATCAGCCCAGCCATCCCCTCGACCGACGACACAGGCCAAGCGACCTTCACCTCCTGTCTCAAGACCTACGCCACGACCAGCTCGGGAGGTACCCTCCATTAGCCCTGTTGCCTTGCAAACGTCAACACAGCACCGACTTCAAGGCACAGCTCACTTTAAGCGAGGTGACTATGCATCTGCTCACTCATCGTATTCGTCTTCACTGTCGGCTGTTCCACCAACACATCCTCTCGCCATCCTCCTTCTATGCAATCGCGCCTTGACTGCCTTGAAGACCGGAGAACCAAAACAGGCTGTCGAGGATGCTGATACGGCGCTCAAACTTATTGGACCTGGTAATGGCCAAGGAGAAGTGGTGGCTGTCAAGAATGAGagtggtgttgatgagaaCAGAGACTTGAAAGACCTCTATGGTAAGGCCCTGAGCAGGAAAGCCGAGGCTCTCGAGCAGATGGAGAAGTGGGCCGACGCCAGCGCGGTCTGGCAACTGTGTGTCGAGAGTGGCGTTGGCGGATCGAATGCTATCAAGGGTCGACAGCGATGCCAAAACACTTTGGCGCCCAAGCCTAAACCCAAGCCGGCAGCTGCCAAACCCCGACCAAGGCCTACGGCTACAGCTAGCCTTGCATCTCAAAAGAGCTCTGAAGCTGTTACTCGTCTCCGCGAGGCGAACCAGGCTGCGGCTAAGGAGGATGACGAGAAGTTTGTTCTCTCAGAAAAGGTTGACGCCAAAGTTGCTGCCTGGCGCGATGGAAAGCGAGACAATATACGTGCTCTCATCGCCAGTCTCGACAGCGTGTTATGGGAGAACAGTGGGTGGAAGAAGGTTGGCTTGCACGAGTTGGTCATGGCCAACAAGGTCAAGATTTCTTACATGAAGGCGATTGCGAAGACCCATCCTGACAAG CTTCCTCAAGACGCAAGTACTGAGGTGCGGTTAATTGCGGGATTGGTGTTTAGCACTCTCAATGAGAGCTGGGATAAGTTCAAGGCGGATAACGGGCTATGA